The following DNA comes from Thermococcus celericrescens.
TTTGAGGCATCGATGATGTCCACAACGAGGTCTGGTTTTTCGCGGACTATGAAGTCCCTTGCTATCTTTTCGTCAAGAGAGTAAGCAGTCAGCGCGTAGACGCCGGGCAGGTCAATAACATGGAACTTTCCTCCCAGGTATTCAAACTCACCTTCCTTCTTCTCCACGGTAACGCCGGGCCAATTGCCGACATGCTGTTTCAAACCCGTCAGGGCGTTGAAAATCGTCGTTTTACCCACGTTGGGGTTCCCAATTAGAGCTATCACAGCTTCCCCCATCATTCCACCTCCACGAGGATTTTCATTGCGAGCCCCCTCCCGAGGGCGAGCTGGGTGTCTCCAACGGCCACTATCAGCGGGCCGGCCATCTGGTTTCTGATCACTTTAAGTTCGCTTCCAGGAACGAGGCCAATCGCCATGAGCTTCGCGAGGACACTCCTTCCCCCCGTTACACGGGTAATCCTTGCCCTTGTGCCCTCGTTGAGAAAGCTCAAGGGCGTCATTCACTCCACCTCTATGAATCGCGCTTCACCTTCCCTAAGGGATAGCTTGTAGCCGCGAACTTCAATC
Coding sequences within:
- a CDS encoding FeoA family protein yields the protein MTPLSFLNEGTRARITRVTGGRSVLAKLMAIGLVPGSELKVIRNQMAGPLIVAVGDTQLALGRGLAMKILVEVE